A region from the Vicia villosa cultivar HV-30 ecotype Madison, WI linkage group LG3, Vvil1.0, whole genome shotgun sequence genome encodes:
- the LOC131659861 gene encoding uncharacterized protein LOC131659861 — MSYPPQQSRFQGPPRKFDPLPTSKSEILKYILNEQLVELRPMPPPIPGKTMPNFKANERCEFHANSPGHTLEKCWAFRHKVQDLIESGAIAFDKPNVKTNPMPLHDGTVNAIEVVIEQEFVQQWSSPIDALKRYLLAKGFILEHNEAFKTTLQRLVNQGVVQFKEYPEEEYVAMLDRNEPLIIPRQGARKTLIIPCAKAPLLIPTQVHTRIIPVKDPYPVDKMKAVPWEYESNANTDVTNIVGPGGMTRSGRIFNTAKSKENSAQANDQATVAPTEKSTPIDKEATNKDAEEFLALIKKSDYKVVDQLHQTPSRISLLSLLIHSEKHRDTLMKILSAAHVTKDITVNQFDGMVANLTAGACLSFNEHELPSQGKEHNKALHISMQCGKAHMSRVLIDTGSSLNVMPKATLDKIDFEGLIIRPSRLVVKAFDGSQSPVFGEVDLPVVIGPHTFCINFQVMEIEPAYTCLLERPWIHAVGAVTSTLHQKMKFIDGNSIVTVNGEEDIFVSNLDSYRYIEAGEKALETSFQALQIAIAVTLPIEKMRRAVTSWRDLQDTKMEGWGKVPEVQEKRDRLGLGCQPTKKVAKEEQRFPPIAQTFVTGGYEHVSMISNMEDIVVHRLPLKEGCTPVRQKRRRVRPDMDNKIREEVLKQFDAGFLAVVEYPPWISNIVPVRKKDGKEVEVYVDEHLTYLQ; from the exons ATGTCCTACCCACCTCAACAAAGCAGATTCCAAGGTCCTCCGAGGAAATTTGATCCTTTGCCCACTTCTAAAAGTGAGATACTTAAGTATATATTAAATGAGCAGTTAGTGGAACTCAGGCCTATGCCACCTCCGATTCCCGGAAAGACTATGCCCAATTTCAAAGCTAATGAGAGGTGTGAATTCCACGCCAATTCTCCGGGGCATACATTGGAAAAGTGTTGGGCCTTTAGGCACAAGGTTCAGGACCTGATAGAGTCAGGAGCAATTgcttttgacaaacctaatgtgaagACAAACCCTATGCCCCTCCATGATGgcacagtcaatgcaatagaggtAGTCATCGAGCAAGAGTTTGTTCAGCAATggagctcccccatagatgcccttaagaggtatctacttgcAAAGGGGTTCATCCTCGAACATAACGAAGCCTTTAAAACAACCTTGCAAAGACTCGTGAATCAAGGGGTAGTTCAGTTTAAAGAATATCCTGAGGAAGAGTATGTGGCCATGCTGGACAGGAATGAACCGTTGATAATACCAAGGCAAGGGGCAAGGAAGACATTGATCATCCCTTGCGCCAAAGCCCCATTGCTGATACCCACACAAGTAcacactaggatcatcccagTCAAGGATCCATACCCTGTGGACAAAATGAAAGCAGTCCCGTGGGAATATGAGTCTAATGCTAATACCGATGTGACAAACATCGTCGGGCCTGGGGGTATGACTCGTAGCGGTCGCATATTCAATACTGCAAAATCAAAGGAGAACTCAGCACAAGCAAATGACCAAGCTACTGTGGCCCCTACTGAAAAAAGCACACCCATAGACAAAGAGGCCACTAACAAAGATGCTGAAGAGTTCTTGGCATTGatcaagaaaagtgattataagGTGGTGGACCAGTTACACCAAACTCCGTCCAGGATATCACTCCTCTCGCTGCTGATACATTCAGAAAAACACCGAGACACCTTGATGAAGATCTTGAGCGCTGCCCATGTGACTAAAGACATCACTGTAAATCAAtttgatggaatggtggctaatcttaCTGCTGGGGCATGCTTAAGTTTCAATGAACACGAGTTGCCCTCACAAGGGAAGGAGCATAAcaaagccctacacatctccatGCAATGTGGAAAAGCTCATATGTCTAGAGTACTGATCGACACAGGGTCTtcattaaatgtgatgccaaaggccACCTTAGACAAGATAGATTTCGAAGGACTGATAATAAGACCAAGCCGTCTGGTGGTCAAGGCCTTCGATGGATCGCAAAGCCCGGTGTTCGGGGAGGTGGACCTTCCTGTGGTAATAGGCCCCCATACATTCTGCATTAATTTCCAAGTAATGGAGATTGAACCTGCGTATACCTGCTTATTGGaacgtccttggatccatgctgttGGGGCAGTTACCTCCACTCTGCATCAAAAGATGAAATTTATAGATGGGAACTCTATAGTAACCGTCAATGGGGAGGAGgacatatttgtcagcaatctagaCTCATATCGATACATTGAGGCTGGAGAAAAAGCATTAGAAACTTCATTCCAAGCGCTACAGATTGCCATTGCTGTCACGCTACCAATTGAGAAAATGCGAAGGGCGGTGACATCCTGGAGAGACCTACAAGACACAAAGATGGAAGGCTGGGGCAAGGTTCCAGAAGTGCAAGAGAAAAGAGATCGTCTGGGGTTAGGATGCCAGCCAACAAAGAAGGTTGCAAAGGAAGAACAACGATTCCCTCCGATTGCACAAACTTTTGTCACAGGTGGATATGAGCATGTATCCATGATATCCAACATGGAGG ACATCGTCGTGCACAGGCTACCACTCAAAGAGGGTTGTACACCGGTCAGACAAAAACGCAGAAGAGTTCGACCCGACATGGATAATAAAATCCGAGAAGAGGTACTCAAGCAGtttgacgcaggtttcctcgcCGTAGTTGAATACCCACCATGGATCTCCAATATAGTGCCAGTGCGTAAGAAGGATGGAAAG GAAGTCGAAGTATATGTGGATGAACACCTCACATACTTGCAATAG